One Armatimonadia bacterium genomic window carries:
- a CDS encoding PQQ-binding-like beta-propeller repeat protein, translating into MSRSLCWSLVAVSVILTTQAPAADWPQFRGPSATGLAPDTGINKNWAQKPPKELWRTAMSDNGYAGPSVAQGMVFIVDHVGAQDVVRAISLQTGQDVWRYAYDNAARFDYGYCRSTPVFSEGRLYVWSREGLLLCLNATTGQLQWQHNLVQELGGKAPGWGMAGSVLIDGDRLIVCPGGAGGDTVCLDKRTGQGIWRGGTADVPGHATPVVADFNGAKQYVIATSVSVMGLDAATGKALWGIPWKNQSSVNAATPIVVPPYVFITTGYGFGCALLAVGPQGVSGLWQNKNMQAHFSSPIFYGNCFYGTTDPGDLICMNPRDGSVIWRKGGFEKGGIAIVDGVIIAVCGANGDVVMVQATYEGYHELGRLRPLGGQSWTAPIIADGKLIVRNTKALVCLDLM; encoded by the coding sequence ATGTCTCGCAGTCTGTGTTGGTCGTTGGTGGCTGTCTCGGTGATCCTGACAACGCAGGCGCCGGCAGCGGACTGGCCCCAGTTCCGCGGACCTTCGGCCACGGGCCTTGCCCCGGATACAGGCATCAACAAGAACTGGGCGCAGAAGCCACCCAAAGAGCTCTGGCGCACGGCCATGAGTGACAACGGCTATGCGGGGCCTTCCGTCGCCCAGGGCATGGTCTTCATCGTCGACCACGTCGGGGCGCAGGATGTCGTTCGTGCGATCAGCCTCCAGACCGGCCAGGACGTCTGGCGCTATGCCTACGACAACGCCGCACGCTTTGACTATGGCTACTGCCGATCGACGCCCGTATTCTCCGAGGGGCGGCTGTATGTGTGGAGCCGCGAAGGCCTGCTGCTCTGCCTCAACGCGACCACGGGCCAACTGCAATGGCAGCACAACCTCGTGCAGGAGCTTGGCGGAAAGGCGCCGGGCTGGGGCATGGCAGGCTCTGTGCTCATCGACGGTGACCGGCTGATTGTGTGCCCCGGAGGAGCCGGCGGCGATACCGTGTGCCTGGACAAGCGGACAGGCCAGGGCATCTGGCGAGGTGGAACGGCCGACGTGCCGGGCCATGCCACACCGGTTGTGGCCGACTTCAACGGCGCCAAGCAGTACGTGATCGCGACCTCTGTGAGCGTGATGGGCCTTGACGCGGCGACGGGCAAAGCATTGTGGGGCATACCATGGAAGAACCAGTCCAGCGTAAACGCAGCGACCCCTATTGTCGTTCCGCCCTACGTCTTCATCACGACCGGTTACGGGTTTGGGTGTGCCCTGTTGGCGGTCGGTCCCCAGGGCGTCTCGGGCCTGTGGCAGAACAAGAACATGCAGGCACACTTCAGCTCGCCGATCTTCTACGGTAACTGCTTCTACGGCACCACCGACCCCGGCGACCTGATCTGCATGAACCCTCGAGACGGCTCTGTTATCTGGCGCAAGGGCGGTTTTGAGAAGGGCGGCATCGCTATCGTGGACGGCGTCATCATCGCCGTCTGCGGGGCCAATGGCGACGTGGTGATGGTCCAGGCGACCTACGAGGGATACCACGAACTGGGCCGCCTCCGGCCGCTTGGAGGGCAGAGCTGGACGGCGCCCATCATCGCCG
- a CDS encoding PQQ-binding-like beta-propeller repeat protein codes for MCRAVRFSVVKGLLAGVLLCAFVGVAAASADWLSFRGDPMMTGVAGSTLSSRPRLLWTYETGSSVESTAAIAGDSVFFGTKTRALVCVSLSTGRLRWKFLAKDAISASPCYVDGRVFVGDEGGTFYAVAASTGRLLWKFNTGDKIMSSATPTGSGILFGSYDNYLYKLDRATGKKQWSFKSEAQVHCAPCFADGRAIIAGCDGVVRMIDAATGRQAAAASIGPNFGTAPAYSGGCVYVGSMTGEYVSVRISDGKVIWETAVKRNNGASYASAAVLGDAVVFASRNNTVFRLARTTGRAQWVFTARDAVDSSPVIVGNRVFFGSDDGNLYAADLGTGKKVWSFAAGAGITASPAVGRGRLVIGTLDGAVYCFG; via the coding sequence ATGTGCAGAGCTGTGCGGTTTTCTGTGGTGAAGGGCCTCCTGGCCGGGGTACTGCTGTGCGCTTTCGTGGGCGTGGCGGCGGCGAGTGCCGACTGGCTCAGCTTCCGCGGCGATCCCATGATGACCGGTGTGGCCGGGTCGACACTCTCAAGTCGGCCACGACTGCTGTGGACCTATGAGACGGGCTCTTCGGTTGAGTCCACGGCCGCGATCGCGGGCGACAGTGTCTTCTTCGGCACGAAGACCAGGGCTCTCGTGTGCGTCAGCCTCAGCACCGGGAGACTGCGGTGGAAGTTCCTCGCGAAGGATGCCATCTCGGCTTCGCCCTGCTACGTGGACGGAAGGGTCTTTGTCGGTGACGAGGGCGGAACCTTCTATGCCGTCGCTGCGAGCACGGGACGCCTGCTGTGGAAGTTCAATACCGGCGACAAGATCATGTCCTCGGCAACGCCGACCGGATCAGGGATACTCTTCGGGTCCTACGACAACTACCTGTACAAACTCGACCGGGCCACGGGGAAGAAGCAGTGGAGCTTCAAGTCCGAAGCACAGGTGCACTGCGCTCCCTGTTTCGCCGACGGAAGGGCAATCATCGCCGGGTGTGACGGCGTGGTGCGGATGATCGACGCTGCCACGGGCCGTCAGGCAGCGGCTGCGAGTATCGGCCCCAACTTCGGGACAGCTCCGGCCTACAGTGGCGGCTGCGTCTATGTGGGGAGCATGACGGGCGAGTATGTCAGCGTCCGCATCAGCGATGGCAAGGTGATCTGGGAGACTGCCGTCAAGCGTAACAACGGTGCCAGCTACGCCTCCGCGGCCGTCCTGGGTGATGCGGTCGTCTTCGCCTCGCGCAACAACACCGTGTTCCGACTTGCCCGCACCACCGGCCGGGCGCAGTGGGTGTTCACTGCCCGCGATGCTGTGGACTCATCACCGGTCATTGTCGGCAACCGGGTGTTCTTCGGGAGTGACGACGGTAACCTGTACGCGGCGGATCTGGGCACCGGCAAGAAGGTCTGGAGCTTCGCCGCCGGGGCCGGAATCACTGCCTCGCCCGCCGTCGGGCGAGGTCGGCTGGTGATTGGCACCCTGGACGGCGCGGTATACTGCTTCGGGTAG